From the genome of Oncorhynchus tshawytscha isolate Ot180627B linkage group LG31, Otsh_v2.0, whole genome shotgun sequence, one region includes:
- the gstr gene encoding glutathione S-transferase rho codes for MAKDMTLLWGSGSPPCWRVMIALEEKQLQGYNQKLLSFEKAEHKSKEVLDINPRGQLPAFKHGDNILNESYAACMYLESRFRSQGPQLIPEGQLEQALMYQRMFEVLNLSDKLSNVIYYNYRVPEGERHDSAIKRNKENLAAEIKLWEGYFQKVEAGSYLAGKAFSLADVIVFPVIAYAFRFGLSTERYPKLGAYYNMVKDRPSVKATWPPHWLENPQGGDTLKEF; via the exons ATGGCCAAGGACATGACACTTCTCTGGGGCTCCGGATCTCCTCCGTGCTGGCGTGTCATGATCGCTCTGGAGGAAAAGCAACTGCAGGGATACAATCAGAAACTTCTGTCCTTCGAGAAAGCAGAGCACAAGTCTAAAGAAGTCCTGGACATCAATCCCAGAGGACAG ctcCCTGCTTTCAAACACGGAGACAACATACTCAACGAGTCATATGCAGCATGCATGTACCTGGAG aGCCGGTTCAGGTCCCAGGGACCCCAGTTGATTCCTGAGGGCCAACTAGAGCAGGCCCTGATGTACCAGCGCATGTTTGAGGTCCTCAACCTCAGTGACAAACtca GTAACGTCATCTACTACAACTACCGTGTCcccgagggagagagacatgactcCGCTATCAAGAGGAACAAGGAGAACCTGGCCGCTGAAATCAAACTGTGGGAGGGATACTTTCAGAAg GTGGAGGCGGGTTCTTACCTGGCAGGAAAAGCCTTCTCATTGGCTGACGTTATTGTCTTCCCTGTGATTGCCTACGCCTTCCGCTTTGG GCTGTCTACGGAGCGTTACCCCAAACTGGGAGCGTACTACAATATGGTGAAGGACAGACCCAGTGTTAAAGCTACCTGGCCCCCACACTGGCTGGAAAACCCTCAGGGAGGGGACACTCTCAAGGAGTTCTGA
- the LOC121841530 gene encoding hairy/enhancer-of-split related with YRPW motif-like protein, with protein MKTSHNDYSSPDSDDMDGLIDVGQEDGSCPVTGSMSPGSTSQILARKKRRGIIEKRRRDRINHSLSELRRLVPTASEKQGSSKLEKAEILQMTVDHLKLLHAMGGKGYLDARVLAVDYRTLGFRQCVGEVVRYLGSLEGGVDSPDPIGARLVSHLSHCASQLDPLLLQSPPTSSSLPFPPWPWISSYHQMSPVSSPHSPSFSARRRELARLGGGCYPSRSADTLCLSPLGCQQGSMLAPALVSGLRRVPSLPPPSSPALTTTPTHRLTQQSPGASVLLTSSSSSFPTAPPQVRPFLPLGSPVGQRRGKAAKTWGTEIGAF; from the exons TCCAGTCACTGGGTCCATGTCCCCAGGTAGCACGTCCCAGATTCTGGCccggaagaagagaagaggg ATTATAGAGAAGAGGCGCAGAGACAGGATCAACCACAGTCTATCAGAGCTTCGGAGACTGGTGCCCACCGCATCGGAGAAACAG GGCTCGTCTAAGCTGGAGAAAGCAGAGATTCTGCAGATGACGGTGGACCACCTTAAGCTGCTGCATGCCATGGGGGGCAAAG ggtaccTTGATGCGCGGGTCCTGGCTGTGGACTATAGGACCCTGGGATTCAGACAGTGTGTAGGAGAAGTGGTTCGGTACCTGGGCTCTTTAGAAGGAGGGGTGGACTCCCCGGACCCTATCGGAGCCCGCCTGGTCTCCCACCTCTCCCACTGCGCCAGCCAGCTGGACCCTCTTCTCCTTCAGTcgccccccacctcctcctccctcccttttcctcccTGGCCGTGGATCTCCTCCTATCACCAGATGTCACCTGTCTCGTCTCCccactctccatctttctccgCGAGGCGGAGGGAGCTGGCACGCCTGGGGGGTGGGTGTTATCCATCCCGCTCAGCCGAcaccctgtgtctctcccccctTGGGTGCCAACAAGGGTCCATGCTCGCCCCTGCCTTGGTGTCTGGGCTTCGCAGGGtgccctctctcccaccaccttcCTCCCCTGCCCTCACCACCACCCCCACTCACAGACTCACTCAGCAGTCCCCTGGAGCCTcagtcctcctcacctcctcttcctcctcctttcccaCTGCTCCTCCACAAGTCAGACCCTTTCTCCCTCTGGGGTCTCCCGTGGGTCAGCGCAGGGGCAAAGCTGCAAAGACCTGGGGGACTGAGATAGGAGCCTTCTGA